In Prunus dulcis chromosome 2, ALMONDv2, whole genome shotgun sequence, a single genomic region encodes these proteins:
- the LOC117618994 gene encoding DUF724 domain-containing protein 6-like, which yields MVVKRSQTHLSKDSKVEVCSNEVGYRGAWFPAIILDPQPSDLSRKKKRKSLGKSSNALVQYENLVSDDDPNKPLTELVDVRYIRPVPPSDNPDEPLEPADVVDASYLDAWWVGVVMRFEDDKYRVGFKCPPDVLELRRSELRPHWDLQDGIWVRARKKRMTGSIFSPGTAVEVNLNKEHLFCAWFPAIYLGELGVNSFLLQYKSSNNCDVKVVVGGKQIRPQPPKLAERDFKLEEKVDAFFDMGWCAGEIKKVLTGKKYMVSLKFTEEVKQYNQSDLRPHMYWTDGRWVTMINGKQFTMINENWVPYFKEGHFSRDYEVRSKLTCESFSSSELATALESSGATKDNNEEKTPCSRISWKNQSEDLSPCIDKSPYGKTKNKLKINQKPNDDATILGLSKKLIYGHSEDSVSFAQLFRRRTPVKTSSKEAPVRDGAKTKQQQVGGLDNETIVFYKRKVKEGSEIKKADEDVEDEHGRDNIESLGILSDFELTGGSLVDTSCLLPMEEVEQNEDGVSSEIEGKGKLPEYLIEHSKDPATGEKHNGTGVVGLVELTKTQAVNDNGSEEAMRETKIVDSAMDYLTTASAHDQPLSLCIDEMHSVKAIECSSNTTRAANQQNEVRGTQVVQQYSPHSPFVRSSPFWESIESMEVFKRFPQKPHFHPLVKSKAVCREGSALGNMITFASLVEMTSKLQVGDPRDIFDSNLEALVDLEMLGFDVTAVRHRLKELVEMKVKLGQLHNQLKEVDIQITECTLERTRNNETISRIDKKIKDLKEKGATLMSINVAKGSEISKLQSEANAITEGIQSIHCDFEKLAAAAW from the exons atggtgGTGAAGCGGAGCCAAACGCATTTGAGCAAGGATTCAAAGGTGGAAGTTTGCAGCAACGAAGTGGGTTACAGAGGTGCATGGTTCCCAGCCATAATCCTTGACCCTCAACCCTCAGATCTCTCacggaagaagaaaaggaagagcCTTGGCAAGTCAAGCAACGCTCTGGTGCAGTACGAGAATCTGGTCTCTGACGATGACCCAAACAAGCCACTCACTGAGCTCGTTGACGTGCGCTACATCCGGCCAGTGCCGCCTTCTGACAATCCTGACGAGCCCTTGGAGCCAGCCGACGTCGTAGACGCCTCTTACCTTGATGCTTGGTGGGTGGGGGTTGTGATGAGGTTTGAGGATGACAAGTATAGGGTGGGTTTCAAATGCCCACCTGATGTGCTAGAGTTAAGGCGCTCTGAGCTGCGGCCTCATTGGGATTTGCAGGACGGCATATGGGTTCGTGCCCGGAAGAAG AGGATGACAGGATCAATTTTCAGCCCTGGGACAGCAGTGGAAGTGAATCTCAACAAAGAACATCTATTCTGTGCGTGGTTCCCAGCAATTTATCTTGGGGAACTAGGGGTCAACTCTTTCTTGCTTCAATATAAGAGCTCTAACAACTGCGATGTTAAAGTGGTCGTAGGTGGGAAACAGATTCGGCCTCAGCCTCCAAAGTTGGCGGAAAGAGATTTTAAGTTGGAGGAAAAGGTGGATGCATTCTTTGATATGGGTTGGTGTGCCGGAGAGATTAAAAAAGTTCTTACAGGAAAAAAGTATATGGTCAGTTTGAAATTCACAGAGGAGGTGAAGCAATACAATCAGTCAGATCTGAGGCCTCACATGTACTGGACGGATGGAAGATGGGTTACTATGATCAATGGAAAACAGTTTACTATGATCAATGAAAACTGGGTTCCTTACTTTAAG GAAGGTCACTTTAGTAGGGACTATGAAGTACGATCAAAGCTCACATGTGAGAGTTTCAGTAGTTCTGAGTTAGCTACAGCACTTGAAAGTTCAGGTGCTACCAAGGAtaataatgaagaaaaaacacCTTGTTCGAGGATTTCGTGGAAGAATCAGTCGGAGGACTTGAGTCCTTGCATTGATAAATCACCTTATGGAAAGAccaaaaacaaactaaaaattaatcaGAAACCTAACGATGATGCAACCATTCTAGGTCTGTCCAAGAAGTTAATATATGGACATTCAGAAGATTCCGTATCTTTCGCACAATTATTTCGAAGGAGAACGCCAGTTAAAACATCAAGCAAAGAAGCCCCAGTTAGAGATGGTGCG AAGACTAAGCAACAGCAGGTTGGAGGACTGGACAATGAAACAATAGTTTTTTATAAACGAAAAG TCAAGGAGGGCAgtgaaataaaaaaggcaGATGAAGATGTTGAAGATGAGCATGGACGAGACAACATTGAATCTTTGGGTATACTGTCAGATTTTGAACTAACAGGGGGATCTCTTGTTGACACATCATGTCTGCTGCCCATGGAG GAGGTTGAGCAGAATGAAGATGGAGTGAGCAGTGAAATAGAAGGGAAGGGAAAACTGCCTGAATATCTTATTGAACACTCAAAGGATCCAGCAACAG GTGAGAAGCACAATGGAACTGGAGTTGTTGGTCTAGTTGAATTGACTAAGACACAAGCTGTCAATGATAATG GTTCTGAAGAAGCCATGAGAGAGACAAAAATTGTGGATTCTGCAATGGATTACTTGACAACGGCATCTGCCCATGATCAACCTTTATCACTGTGCATAGATGAAATGCATTCTGTAAAAGCCATAGAGTGCTCAA GTAACACTACTAGGGCTGCCAACCAACAAAATGAGGTTAGAGGAACACAAGTTGTGCAACAATACAGTCCACATTCACCTTTTGTGAGAAGTTCTCCATTTTGGGAAAGTATTGAATCCATGGAAGTATTCAAAAGATTTCCGCAAAAGCCACATTTTCATCCTCTTGTGAAGTCTAAAGCAGTTTGTCGTGAAGGATCCGCCCTTGGAAATATGATAACCTTTGCCTCTTTGGTGGAGATGACTTCCAAGCTGCAAGTTGGCGATCCTAGAGACATATTTGATAGCAATTTGGAGGCACTTGTTGACTTGGAAATGTTGGGATTTGATGTAACGGCAGTACGGCATCGTCTGAAGGAGTTGGTTGAAATGAAAGTTAAGTTGGGGCAGCTTCATAACCAATTAAAAGAAGTTGACATTCAGATCACAGAGTGCACTCTGGAAAGAACCAGAAACAATGAAACCATCAGTCGGATTGATAAGAAGATTAAGGACTTGAAGGAAAAAGGGGCAACGCTGATGTCAATCAATGTGGCCAAAGGTTCTGAAATTAGCAAGCTGCAATCAGAAGCAAATGCTATCACTGAAGGCATTCAGAGCATCCATTGTGATTTTGAGAAATTAGCTGCTGCAGCATGGTGA